GTTATCCAGGTGGTATGCGTTCTGCTAACTTCAACGAAATGATCGAACGCAAGCCAGAAATGGTAATCGAGAAAGCGGTTAAGGGTATGCTTCCTAAAAACCCGCTTGGTCGTGCGATGTTTTCTAAGTTGAAAGTATACGCTGGTGCTGAACACCCACATGCTGCACAGCAGCCTCAAGAACTGGATATTTAACGGAAGTCTACTATGTCTGTAACACAATACTACGGCACAGGTCGTCGCAAAAGCTCTACTGCACGTGTCTTCCTAAGACCAGGTAGTGGTTCTATTACTGTAAATAGCCGCTCTCTAGATGAGTATTTCGGTCGTGAAACAGCTCGTATGGTTGTTCGTCAGCCTCTTGAGTTGACTGAAAGCCTAGAGAAGTTTGACGTGATTGTTACCGTTAAAGGCGGTGGTGGTTCTGGCCAAGCTGGTGCTATCCGTCACGGTATTACTCGTGCTCTTATGGCATATGACGAAACGCTTCGTCCATCACTACGTGCAGCGGGTTATGTTACTCGTGATGCTCGTATTGTTGAGCGTAAGAAAGTTGGTCTACGTAAAGCACGTAAGCGTCCACAGTTCTCGAAGCGTTAATTCGTTTCTTGGTGGAAAAAGGCACTTCTTTGGAAGTGCCTTTTTTTTGCCTGTTAATTCCTCTTTAATTGTTTTATATCAAGTCCTATTCGTCTTTAGTCGCTTGTATTGTAGGGTTATTTTCTATAGTATTCCGCGACTAAAATGAGATAACCATTGCGTGTTGAGTAGTTTGCTGTTTTCGGTGGATTATTTGGTATGTGGATTCAGAATACGGTTGGCTGATGGGAGATAACCTAGCATGAATCAAGACGGCGTAAATAAAGGGCGCCGACGCCTCCTTATAGGTGCAACATCTGCAGTTGGTGCAGTTGGTGCAGTAGGCGTTGCAACCCCGTTTGTGGCTTCTTGGAACCCGAGTGCAAAAGCAAAAGCTGCTGGCGCACCTGTGAAAGCGGATATTAGTAAACTGGAGCCAGGTCAGCAGATGATTGTTGAATGGCGTGGTAAGCCAGTTTGGATTGTTCGCCGCACCGAAGAAACCTTGAAAAACATTGAGAAATTGAACGACTCTGTTCGTGATCCTAATTCTGAGGAGCCACAACAGCCAGCTTATGTAACTGGTATTAATCGTTCTATCAAACCAGAAATTCTTGTTTTGGTTGGTATTTGTACTCACCTAGGGTGTTCACCGAAGTATCGTCCTGAAATCTCTCCTGCTGATTTGGGTGAAGATTGGTTGGGTGGTTTCTTCTGCCCATGTCACGGCTCTCGTTTTGACCTGTCTGGTCGTGTACTGAAAGGCGTACCTGCTCCAATTAACTTGGAAGTGCCGCCACACTCATATCTGAGTGACAACGTGATAATTGTCGGTGTTGATCAGGAGAGCGCATAATGAGTGACAAAAAAGGTTTGATGGCTTGGGTAGATGATCGTCTGCCGGTAACGGAAGCCTATGAAAAACACATGAGCAAATACTATGCGCCGAAGAATTTCAACGTATGGTATGTGTTTGGTGTGTTATCCATGCTTGTTTTGGTAAACCAGTTGCTTACCGGTATTTGGTTGACCATGAGTTTTGTACCATCCCAAGCGGGAGCGTTTGCTTCTGTTGAATACATCATGCGTGATGTTGAGTGGGGTTGGTTATTGCGTTATATGCATTCAACGGGTGCATCTGCATTCTTTATCGTTGTTTATCTGCATATGTTCCGTGGCATTATCTATGGTTCTTATCAGAAGCCTCGTGAGCTGATCTGGATCTTCGGTATGTGTATCTATCTTGCGCTGTGTGCGGAAGCATTTATGGGATACGTACTACCTTGGGGGCAGATGTCATACTGGGGTGCTCAGGTAATTATTTCATTGTTTGGTGCGATTCCTTACGTTGGTGAAGATTTAACTACCTGGATTCGTGGTGACTACCTGATTTCTGAAATTACTTTGAACCGTTTCTTCGCGCTTCACGTAATTGCTCTTCCTTTGGTAATCGTTGCATTGGTTGTTATGCACCTTCTTGCTCTTCATGAAGTTGGTTCTAATAACCCAGATGGCGTTGATATCAAGAAAAACCTAGATGAAAACGGTGTGCCTAAAGATGGTATTCCTTTCCATCCGTTCTACACAGTGCATGACTTGGTAGGTATTGTTGTTTTCCTATTTGTATTCTGTGGAATCATTTTCTTCATGCCTGAGATGGGTGGTTACTTCCTTGAGCATGCAAACTTTGAAGAAGCAAACCCTCTGAAAACACCTGAGCACATTGCTCCAGTATGGTATTTCACGCCTTTCTATGCAGTACTTCGTGCAGTACCGGATAAGCTGTTGGGTGTAATTGCTATGGGTGCAGCGATCGCTATCCTATTCGTTCTTCCTTGGCTAGATCGTAGTCCTGTGCGTTCAATTCGTTACAAGGGTATGTTGAGTAAGATTGCAATTGCACTGTTCGTAGTATCTTTCGTGGTACTAGGTGTGTGTGGTGCGCTTCCAGCATACGCTCAGCCACCATGGTTGGCGCCTGTGATGACAGTTGTGTATTTTGCTTTCTTCATTTTGATGCCTTGGTACACAAAGGCAGAGAAAACTAAACCAGTTCCAGAGAGGGTGACAGGCTAATGAAAAAACTAATCTCTGTATTTTTGTTAAGCATTGTTGCTCCGTTAACTGCGGTTGCATCTGGAAGTGGTTACCATTTAGATGATATGAAGCCTAACGTTTCAAATAAGGCTTCACTTCAGCGTGGTGCTCAGACATTCGTGAACTACTGTATGGGCTGTCACGAGATGCAATACTCTCGTTATGAGCGTGTTGCTGATGATCTTGAAATTCCGCATGAGTTGATGGTTGAGAATCTGATTTTTAATGATTCAAAAATTGGTCAGCTAATGACGAATGCTATGACTGTTGATGCTGCTAAGCGTTGGTTTGGTGCTGCGCCACCGGATTTGA
This genomic stretch from Litoribrevibacter albus harbors:
- a CDS encoding cytochrome b, with product MSDKKGLMAWVDDRLPVTEAYEKHMSKYYAPKNFNVWYVFGVLSMLVLVNQLLTGIWLTMSFVPSQAGAFASVEYIMRDVEWGWLLRYMHSTGASAFFIVVYLHMFRGIIYGSYQKPRELIWIFGMCIYLALCAEAFMGYVLPWGQMSYWGAQVIISLFGAIPYVGEDLTTWIRGDYLISEITLNRFFALHVIALPLVIVALVVMHLLALHEVGSNNPDGVDIKKNLDENGVPKDGIPFHPFYTVHDLVGIVVFLFVFCGIIFFMPEMGGYFLEHANFEEANPLKTPEHIAPVWYFTPFYAVLRAVPDKLLGVIAMGAAIAILFVLPWLDRSPVRSIRYKGMLSKIAIALFVVSFVVLGVCGALPAYAQPPWLAPVMTVVYFAFFILMPWYTKAEKTKPVPERVTG
- the rpsI gene encoding 30S ribosomal protein S9, producing the protein MSVTQYYGTGRRKSSTARVFLRPGSGSITVNSRSLDEYFGRETARMVVRQPLELTESLEKFDVIVTVKGGGGSGQAGAIRHGITRALMAYDETLRPSLRAAGYVTRDARIVERKKVGLRKARKRPQFSKR
- the petA gene encoding ubiquinol-cytochrome c reductase iron-sulfur subunit, translated to MNQDGVNKGRRRLLIGATSAVGAVGAVGVATPFVASWNPSAKAKAAGAPVKADISKLEPGQQMIVEWRGKPVWIVRRTEETLKNIEKLNDSVRDPNSEEPQQPAYVTGINRSIKPEILVLVGICTHLGCSPKYRPEISPADLGEDWLGGFFCPCHGSRFDLSGRVLKGVPAPINLEVPPHSYLSDNVIIVGVDQESA